From one Takifugu rubripes chromosome 14, fTakRub1.2, whole genome shotgun sequence genomic stretch:
- the klhl3 gene encoding kelch-like protein 3 isoform X3, whose protein sequence is MPHPNCSTDAEEDTVNGRMPTFNHTHMRKAFQLMNDLRSKQILCDVQLVAGSVEVPAHRVVLASCSPYFCAMFTGNMSESTAPQVEIREVDGQTLRKLVDYIYTAEIEVTEDNVQVLLPAASLLQLVDVRQVCCEFLQAQLHPTNCLGIRAFADLHTCTQLLSQAHAFAEQHFTEVVQGEEFLGLTLQQVCSLISSDKLTVSTEEKVFEAMVAWIKHDKPTRLEHMPRLMEHVRLPLLSRDYLVQIVEEEALIKNNNTCKDFLIEALKYHLLPADQRHLIKTDRTRPRTPISIPKVMVVVGGQAPKAIRSVECYDFQEDRWYQVADLPSRRCRAGVVSVAGRVYAVGGFNSSLRERTVDVYDGGRDQWSSVASMQERRSTLGAAVLAELLYAVGGFNGSIGLSTVEVYNYKTNEWLYVASMNTRRSSVGVGVVEGKLYAVGGYDGASRQCLSSVEVYDPAANQWCYVADMSTRRSGAGVGVLGGQLYAAGGHDGPLVRKSVEVYEAQTNTWRLVCDMNMCRRNAGVCAINGLLYVIGGDDGSCNLSSVEFYNPAADKWSLIPTNMSNGRSYAGVAVIDKPL, encoded by the exons ATGCCACATCCGAACTGTTCCACGGATGCCGAGGAGGACACCGTGAATGGAAGGATGCCCACTTTCAACCATACGCACATGAGGAAGGCTTTCCAGCTGATGAATGACCTGAGGAG CAAACAGATACTGTGTGATGTCCAGCTGGTGGCAGGAAGCGTTGAAGTACCAGCCCACAGGGTGGTCTTGGCGTCCTGCAGCCCCTACTTCTGTGCCATGTTCACAG GTAACATGAGCGAGAGCACGGCTCCTCAGGTGGAGATCAGAGAGGTGGACGGACAGACCCTGAGAAAACTGGTCGACTACATCTACACAGCAGAGATAGAGGTCACGGAGGACAACGTCCAG GTCCTGCTGCCAGCCGCCAGCCTCCTCCAGTTGGTGGACGTCCGTCAGGTCTGCTGCGAGTTCCTGCAGGCTCAGCTTCACCCCACCAACTGTTTGGGCATCAGAGCCTTCGCCgacctgcacacatgcacgcagctTCTCAGCCAAGCCCACGCCTTCGCCG AGCAGCATTTCACTGAGGTGGTGCAGGGAGAGGAGTTTCTGGGTCTGACTCTGCAGCAAGTGTGCAGCCTCATCTCCAGTGACAAGCTCACCGTTTCCACGGAGGAGAAG gTGTTCGAGGCTATGGTAGCCTGGATCAAGCACGACAAACCAACCCGTCTGGAGCACATGCCCAGACTGATGGAGCACGTCAGACTTCCACTACTCTCCAGGGATTACCTGGTCCAG ATTGTGGAAGAAGAGGCTTTgataaagaacaacaacacCTGCAAAGACTTCCTCATCGAAGCGTTAAAGTATCACCTGCTGCCGGCGGACCAGCGCCACCTCATCAAGACGGACCGGACTCGACCGCGGACCCCGATCAGCATCCCCAAA gtGATGGTCGTGGTGGGCGGACAGGCGCCGAAGGCGATCCGCAGCGTGGAGTGCTACGACTTCCAGGAGGACCGGTGGTACCAAGTGGCGGACCTGCCCTCGCGACGATGTCGAGCAG GCGTGGTGTCGGTGGCGGGCCGCGTGTACGCGGTCGGGGGCTTCAACAGTTCTCTGCGAGAGCGAACGGTCGACGTGTATGACGGAGGGAGAGACCAGTGGAGCTCGGTGGCGAGCATGCAGGAGAGGCGCAGTACGCTGGGCGCCGCTGTGCTGGCTGAGCTGCTGTACGCTGTGGGCGGCTTTAACGGAAGCATAG GTCTTTCGACGGTCGAAGTCTACAACTACAAGACCAACGAGTGGCTGTATGTGGCCTCCATGAACACCAGGCGCAGCAGCGTGGGCGTCGGGGTGGTCGAAG GTAAATTGTACGCGGTGGGAGGCTACGACGGAGCGTCTCGTCAGTGCCTCAGTTCAGTGGAAGTATACGACCCCGCCGCTAACCAGTGGTGCTACGTAGCAGACATGAGTACGCGGCGCAGTGGCGCAG GAGTCGGCGTGCTGGGCGGCCAGCTGTACGCCGCGGGCGGGCACGACGGACCACTGGTGAGGAAGAGTGTCGAGGTGTACGAGGCCCAGACCAACACGTGGAGACTGGTCTGTGACATGAACATGTGCCGCAGAAACGCAG GCGTGTGCGCCATTAACGGGCTGCTGTACGTGATCGGCGGAGACGACGGCTCCTGCAACCTGTCGTCTGTGGAGTTCTACAACCCAGCCGCAGACAAGTGGAGCCTCATTCCTACAAACATGAGCAACGGGCGCAGCTACGCCG GCGTGGCGGTGATCGACAAGCCGCTATAA
- the klhl3 gene encoding kelch-like protein 3 isoform X2, whose translation MHNLCAALTPTEVRSKSARMDGVSLGLVATPAMPHPNCSTDAEEDTVNGRMPTFNHTHMRKAFQLMNDLRSKQILCDVQLVAGSVEVPAHRVVLASCSPYFCAMFTGNMSESTAPQVEIREVDGQTLRKLVDYIYTAEIEVTEDNVQVLLPAASLLQLVDVRQVCCEFLQAQLHPTNCLGIRAFADLHTCTQLLSQAHAFAEQHFTEVVQGEEFLGLTLQQVCSLISSDKLTVSTEEKVFEAMVAWIKHDKPTRLEHMPRLMEHVRLPLLSRDYLVQIVEEEALIKNNNTCKDFLIEALKYHLLPADQRHLIKTDRTRPRTPISIPKVMVVVGGQAPKAIRSVECYDFQEDRWYQVADLPSRRCRAGVVSVAGRVYAVGGFNSSLRERTVDVYDGGRDQWSSVASMQERRSTLGAAVLAELLYAVGGFNGSIGLSTVEVYNYKTNEWLYVASMNTRRSSVGVGVVEGKLYAVGGYDGASRQCLSSVEVYDPAANQWCYVADMSTRRSGAGVGVLGGQLYAAGGHDGPLVRKSVEVYEAQTNTWRLVCDMNMCRRNAGVCAINGLLYVIGGDDGSCNLSSVEFYNPAADKWSLIPTNMSNGRSYAGVAVIDKPL comes from the exons ATGCACAATCTATGTGCGGCGCTCACGCCTACGGAGGTGCGCTCCAAATCCGCGAGGATGGACGGTGTGTCGTTGGG CCTGGTGGCCACACCGGCCATGCCACATCCGAACTGTTCCACGGATGCCGAGGAGGACACCGTGAATGGAAGGATGCCCACTTTCAACCATACGCACATGAGGAAGGCTTTCCAGCTGATGAATGACCTGAGGAG CAAACAGATACTGTGTGATGTCCAGCTGGTGGCAGGAAGCGTTGAAGTACCAGCCCACAGGGTGGTCTTGGCGTCCTGCAGCCCCTACTTCTGTGCCATGTTCACAG GTAACATGAGCGAGAGCACGGCTCCTCAGGTGGAGATCAGAGAGGTGGACGGACAGACCCTGAGAAAACTGGTCGACTACATCTACACAGCAGAGATAGAGGTCACGGAGGACAACGTCCAG GTCCTGCTGCCAGCCGCCAGCCTCCTCCAGTTGGTGGACGTCCGTCAGGTCTGCTGCGAGTTCCTGCAGGCTCAGCTTCACCCCACCAACTGTTTGGGCATCAGAGCCTTCGCCgacctgcacacatgcacgcagctTCTCAGCCAAGCCCACGCCTTCGCCG AGCAGCATTTCACTGAGGTGGTGCAGGGAGAGGAGTTTCTGGGTCTGACTCTGCAGCAAGTGTGCAGCCTCATCTCCAGTGACAAGCTCACCGTTTCCACGGAGGAGAAG gTGTTCGAGGCTATGGTAGCCTGGATCAAGCACGACAAACCAACCCGTCTGGAGCACATGCCCAGACTGATGGAGCACGTCAGACTTCCACTACTCTCCAGGGATTACCTGGTCCAG ATTGTGGAAGAAGAGGCTTTgataaagaacaacaacacCTGCAAAGACTTCCTCATCGAAGCGTTAAAGTATCACCTGCTGCCGGCGGACCAGCGCCACCTCATCAAGACGGACCGGACTCGACCGCGGACCCCGATCAGCATCCCCAAA gtGATGGTCGTGGTGGGCGGACAGGCGCCGAAGGCGATCCGCAGCGTGGAGTGCTACGACTTCCAGGAGGACCGGTGGTACCAAGTGGCGGACCTGCCCTCGCGACGATGTCGAGCAG GCGTGGTGTCGGTGGCGGGCCGCGTGTACGCGGTCGGGGGCTTCAACAGTTCTCTGCGAGAGCGAACGGTCGACGTGTATGACGGAGGGAGAGACCAGTGGAGCTCGGTGGCGAGCATGCAGGAGAGGCGCAGTACGCTGGGCGCCGCTGTGCTGGCTGAGCTGCTGTACGCTGTGGGCGGCTTTAACGGAAGCATAG GTCTTTCGACGGTCGAAGTCTACAACTACAAGACCAACGAGTGGCTGTATGTGGCCTCCATGAACACCAGGCGCAGCAGCGTGGGCGTCGGGGTGGTCGAAG GTAAATTGTACGCGGTGGGAGGCTACGACGGAGCGTCTCGTCAGTGCCTCAGTTCAGTGGAAGTATACGACCCCGCCGCTAACCAGTGGTGCTACGTAGCAGACATGAGTACGCGGCGCAGTGGCGCAG GAGTCGGCGTGCTGGGCGGCCAGCTGTACGCCGCGGGCGGGCACGACGGACCACTGGTGAGGAAGAGTGTCGAGGTGTACGAGGCCCAGACCAACACGTGGAGACTGGTCTGTGACATGAACATGTGCCGCAGAAACGCAG GCGTGTGCGCCATTAACGGGCTGCTGTACGTGATCGGCGGAGACGACGGCTCCTGCAACCTGTCGTCTGTGGAGTTCTACAACCCAGCCGCAGACAAGTGGAGCCTCATTCCTACAAACATGAGCAACGGGCGCAGCTACGCCG GCGTGGCGGTGATCGACAAGCCGCTATAA
- the klhl3 gene encoding kelch-like protein 3 isoform X1 has protein sequence MHNLCAALTPTEVRSKSARMDGVSLGHCLSCLTSLVATPAMPHPNCSTDAEEDTVNGRMPTFNHTHMRKAFQLMNDLRSKQILCDVQLVAGSVEVPAHRVVLASCSPYFCAMFTGNMSESTAPQVEIREVDGQTLRKLVDYIYTAEIEVTEDNVQVLLPAASLLQLVDVRQVCCEFLQAQLHPTNCLGIRAFADLHTCTQLLSQAHAFAEQHFTEVVQGEEFLGLTLQQVCSLISSDKLTVSTEEKVFEAMVAWIKHDKPTRLEHMPRLMEHVRLPLLSRDYLVQIVEEEALIKNNNTCKDFLIEALKYHLLPADQRHLIKTDRTRPRTPISIPKVMVVVGGQAPKAIRSVECYDFQEDRWYQVADLPSRRCRAGVVSVAGRVYAVGGFNSSLRERTVDVYDGGRDQWSSVASMQERRSTLGAAVLAELLYAVGGFNGSIGLSTVEVYNYKTNEWLYVASMNTRRSSVGVGVVEGKLYAVGGYDGASRQCLSSVEVYDPAANQWCYVADMSTRRSGAGVGVLGGQLYAAGGHDGPLVRKSVEVYEAQTNTWRLVCDMNMCRRNAGVCAINGLLYVIGGDDGSCNLSSVEFYNPAADKWSLIPTNMSNGRSYAGVAVIDKPL, from the exons ATGCACAATCTATGTGCGGCGCTCACGCCTACGGAGGTGCGCTCCAAATCCGCGAGGATGGACGGTGTGTCGTTGGG ACATTGCCTCTCCTGTCTTACCAGCCTGGTGGCCACACCGGCCATGCCACATCCGAACTGTTCCACGGATGCCGAGGAGGACACCGTGAATGGAAGGATGCCCACTTTCAACCATACGCACATGAGGAAGGCTTTCCAGCTGATGAATGACCTGAGGAG CAAACAGATACTGTGTGATGTCCAGCTGGTGGCAGGAAGCGTTGAAGTACCAGCCCACAGGGTGGTCTTGGCGTCCTGCAGCCCCTACTTCTGTGCCATGTTCACAG GTAACATGAGCGAGAGCACGGCTCCTCAGGTGGAGATCAGAGAGGTGGACGGACAGACCCTGAGAAAACTGGTCGACTACATCTACACAGCAGAGATAGAGGTCACGGAGGACAACGTCCAG GTCCTGCTGCCAGCCGCCAGCCTCCTCCAGTTGGTGGACGTCCGTCAGGTCTGCTGCGAGTTCCTGCAGGCTCAGCTTCACCCCACCAACTGTTTGGGCATCAGAGCCTTCGCCgacctgcacacatgcacgcagctTCTCAGCCAAGCCCACGCCTTCGCCG AGCAGCATTTCACTGAGGTGGTGCAGGGAGAGGAGTTTCTGGGTCTGACTCTGCAGCAAGTGTGCAGCCTCATCTCCAGTGACAAGCTCACCGTTTCCACGGAGGAGAAG gTGTTCGAGGCTATGGTAGCCTGGATCAAGCACGACAAACCAACCCGTCTGGAGCACATGCCCAGACTGATGGAGCACGTCAGACTTCCACTACTCTCCAGGGATTACCTGGTCCAG ATTGTGGAAGAAGAGGCTTTgataaagaacaacaacacCTGCAAAGACTTCCTCATCGAAGCGTTAAAGTATCACCTGCTGCCGGCGGACCAGCGCCACCTCATCAAGACGGACCGGACTCGACCGCGGACCCCGATCAGCATCCCCAAA gtGATGGTCGTGGTGGGCGGACAGGCGCCGAAGGCGATCCGCAGCGTGGAGTGCTACGACTTCCAGGAGGACCGGTGGTACCAAGTGGCGGACCTGCCCTCGCGACGATGTCGAGCAG GCGTGGTGTCGGTGGCGGGCCGCGTGTACGCGGTCGGGGGCTTCAACAGTTCTCTGCGAGAGCGAACGGTCGACGTGTATGACGGAGGGAGAGACCAGTGGAGCTCGGTGGCGAGCATGCAGGAGAGGCGCAGTACGCTGGGCGCCGCTGTGCTGGCTGAGCTGCTGTACGCTGTGGGCGGCTTTAACGGAAGCATAG GTCTTTCGACGGTCGAAGTCTACAACTACAAGACCAACGAGTGGCTGTATGTGGCCTCCATGAACACCAGGCGCAGCAGCGTGGGCGTCGGGGTGGTCGAAG GTAAATTGTACGCGGTGGGAGGCTACGACGGAGCGTCTCGTCAGTGCCTCAGTTCAGTGGAAGTATACGACCCCGCCGCTAACCAGTGGTGCTACGTAGCAGACATGAGTACGCGGCGCAGTGGCGCAG GAGTCGGCGTGCTGGGCGGCCAGCTGTACGCCGCGGGCGGGCACGACGGACCACTGGTGAGGAAGAGTGTCGAGGTGTACGAGGCCCAGACCAACACGTGGAGACTGGTCTGTGACATGAACATGTGCCGCAGAAACGCAG GCGTGTGCGCCATTAACGGGCTGCTGTACGTGATCGGCGGAGACGACGGCTCCTGCAACCTGTCGTCTGTGGAGTTCTACAACCCAGCCGCAGACAAGTGGAGCCTCATTCCTACAAACATGAGCAACGGGCGCAGCTACGCCG GCGTGGCGGTGATCGACAAGCCGCTATAA
- the LOC101079154 gene encoding heterogeneous nuclear ribonucleoprotein A0-like yields the protein MSTALTKLFVGGLNVQTNDEGLRQYFEKYGQLSDCVVVMNNQLGRSRCFGFITYSTPEEADTAMAASPHVVDGHNVELKRAVARQDADNPEVLANVKKIFVGGVQDHIEAQHLTDYFSQFGAVEKAEIISDKLTGKKRGFGFVFFVDTDSATKAVLTRYHTISGNKVEAKKAMTKQEMSTGVGGGRGRGRGMYGGGGGRGGGGYGGGYGGGYGGNYGGGYGYGGGYNGGGGYGGGYGGYNEYDNQMGGGYSNGDFGEGYGEQHSNYGAMKGGNYAYRSGAPYNRGGGGGYGRGGGYGGGY from the coding sequence ATGTCGACTGCGTTGACGAAGCTTTTTGTCGGAGGACTCAACGTTCAGACCAACGACGAAGGCCTCCGCCAATATTTCGAGAAATATGGCCAGCTCAGCGACTGCGTCGTCGTCATGAACAATCAGCTGGGACGCTCCCGCTGCTTCGGCTTCATCACCTACTCGACACCAGAGGAGGCCGACACAGCAATGGCGGCTAGCCCACATGTAGTCGACGGCCACAACGTGGAACTGAAGAGGGCCGTGGCGCGGCAAGACGCCGACAACCCGGAGGTCCTCGCGAACGTGAAGAAAATCTTCGTCGGCGGCGTCCAGGACCACATCGAGGCCCAACACCTGACCGACTACTTCTCGCAGTTCGGTGCGGTGGAGAAGGCCGAGATCATCTCAGACAAGCTGACGGGTAAGAAGAGAGGCTTCGGCTTTGTCTTCTTCGTGGACACGGATTCCGCCACCAAAGCGGTGCTGACCAGGTACCACACCATCAGCGGCAACAAGGTAGAGGCCAAGAAGGCCATGACCAAGCAGGAGATGTCCACCGGCgtcggaggaggaagaggtcgAGGAAGGGGGATGtatggcggcggcggtggaagaggaggtggaggctaTGGCGGAGGCTACGGCGGCGGCTATGGAGGCAATTACGGAGGCGGCTACGGCTATGGCGGGGGTTACAATGGCGGTGGAGGATATGGCGGAGGCTACGGGGGGTACAACGAGTATGACAACCAGATGGGGGGCGGTTATAGCAACGGTGACTTTGGGGAGGGCTACGGAGAGCAGCATTCAAATTATGGCGCAATGAAAGGGGGCAACTATGCATACAGGAGCGGAGCGCCCTACAACAGAGGAGGCGGCGGAGGTTACGGCAGGGGCGGCGGGTACGGCGGCGGCTACTAG
- the klhl3 gene encoding kelch-like protein 3 isoform X4: MHNLCAALTPTEVRSKSARMDGVSLGHCLSCLTSLVATPAMPHPNCSTDAEEDTVNGRMPTFNHTHMRKAFQLMNDLRSKQILCDVQLVAGSVEVPAHRVVLASCSPYFCAMFTGNMSESTAPQVEIREVDGQTLRKLVDYIYTAEIEVTEDNVQVLLPAASLLQLVDVRQVCCEFLQAQLHPTNCLGIRAFADLHTCTQLLSQAHAFAEQHFTEVVQGEEFLGLTLQQVCSLISSDKLTVSTEEKVFEAMVAWIKHDKPTRLEHMPRLMEHVRLPLLSRDYLVQIVEEEALIKNNNTCKDFLIEALKYHLLPADQRHLIKTDRTRPRTPISIPKVMVVVGGQAPKAIRSVECYDFQEDRWYQVADLPSRRCRAGVVSVAGRVYAVGGFNSSLRERTVDVYDGGRDQWSSVASMQERRSTLGAAVLAELLYAVGGFNGSIGLSTVEVYNYKTNEWLYVASMNTRRSSVGVGVVEGKLYAVGGYDGASRQCLSSVEVYDPAANQWCYVADMSTRRSGAGTSFEIHLVECG; encoded by the exons ATGCACAATCTATGTGCGGCGCTCACGCCTACGGAGGTGCGCTCCAAATCCGCGAGGATGGACGGTGTGTCGTTGGG ACATTGCCTCTCCTGTCTTACCAGCCTGGTGGCCACACCGGCCATGCCACATCCGAACTGTTCCACGGATGCCGAGGAGGACACCGTGAATGGAAGGATGCCCACTTTCAACCATACGCACATGAGGAAGGCTTTCCAGCTGATGAATGACCTGAGGAG CAAACAGATACTGTGTGATGTCCAGCTGGTGGCAGGAAGCGTTGAAGTACCAGCCCACAGGGTGGTCTTGGCGTCCTGCAGCCCCTACTTCTGTGCCATGTTCACAG GTAACATGAGCGAGAGCACGGCTCCTCAGGTGGAGATCAGAGAGGTGGACGGACAGACCCTGAGAAAACTGGTCGACTACATCTACACAGCAGAGATAGAGGTCACGGAGGACAACGTCCAG GTCCTGCTGCCAGCCGCCAGCCTCCTCCAGTTGGTGGACGTCCGTCAGGTCTGCTGCGAGTTCCTGCAGGCTCAGCTTCACCCCACCAACTGTTTGGGCATCAGAGCCTTCGCCgacctgcacacatgcacgcagctTCTCAGCCAAGCCCACGCCTTCGCCG AGCAGCATTTCACTGAGGTGGTGCAGGGAGAGGAGTTTCTGGGTCTGACTCTGCAGCAAGTGTGCAGCCTCATCTCCAGTGACAAGCTCACCGTTTCCACGGAGGAGAAG gTGTTCGAGGCTATGGTAGCCTGGATCAAGCACGACAAACCAACCCGTCTGGAGCACATGCCCAGACTGATGGAGCACGTCAGACTTCCACTACTCTCCAGGGATTACCTGGTCCAG ATTGTGGAAGAAGAGGCTTTgataaagaacaacaacacCTGCAAAGACTTCCTCATCGAAGCGTTAAAGTATCACCTGCTGCCGGCGGACCAGCGCCACCTCATCAAGACGGACCGGACTCGACCGCGGACCCCGATCAGCATCCCCAAA gtGATGGTCGTGGTGGGCGGACAGGCGCCGAAGGCGATCCGCAGCGTGGAGTGCTACGACTTCCAGGAGGACCGGTGGTACCAAGTGGCGGACCTGCCCTCGCGACGATGTCGAGCAG GCGTGGTGTCGGTGGCGGGCCGCGTGTACGCGGTCGGGGGCTTCAACAGTTCTCTGCGAGAGCGAACGGTCGACGTGTATGACGGAGGGAGAGACCAGTGGAGCTCGGTGGCGAGCATGCAGGAGAGGCGCAGTACGCTGGGCGCCGCTGTGCTGGCTGAGCTGCTGTACGCTGTGGGCGGCTTTAACGGAAGCATAG GTCTTTCGACGGTCGAAGTCTACAACTACAAGACCAACGAGTGGCTGTATGTGGCCTCCATGAACACCAGGCGCAGCAGCGTGGGCGTCGGGGTGGTCGAAG GTAAATTGTACGCGGTGGGAGGCTACGACGGAGCGTCTCGTCAGTGCCTCAGTTCAGTGGAAGTATACGACCCCGCCGCTAACCAGTGGTGCTACGTAGCAGACATGAGTACGCGGCGCAGTGGCGCAG GAACATCATTTGAAATCCATCTTGTGGAATGTGGTTAA